In the Paenibacillus pabuli genome, one interval contains:
- a CDS encoding carbohydrate ABC transporter permease, translating to MTKAALKKEKLGSVIFNVVNYTLLLLFALACLLPFINVVASSFASTQEIVQKKFILFPTSFSLDAYRYILSTPTIFKGLGVSIFITLVGTAVSMTLTALMAYGLSRRYLLGRNVINFIVVFSMLFSGGMIPTFLIVKAAGLIDSYWSMIIPTAINAFNLIIMRNFFQALPDSLEESAKIDGANDFRILWQIMLPLALPSIATLSLFYGVSYWNTYMNAILYLNESKMWPLQVLLRQIVIVSSGMEGNSSAVDIVPPSQTIKMSVIVVATVPMLIAYPFVQKHFTKGALLGSVKG from the coding sequence ATGACAAAAGCCGCACTCAAGAAGGAAAAGCTCGGAAGCGTCATATTTAACGTAGTGAACTATACACTTCTGCTCCTCTTTGCCCTTGCCTGCCTCTTGCCTTTCATTAATGTGGTTGCCAGCTCGTTTGCGTCAACACAGGAGATCGTGCAGAAGAAATTCATTTTGTTTCCCACGTCTTTTTCACTCGATGCGTACCGGTATATCTTGTCCACTCCAACCATCTTCAAAGGGCTTGGTGTTTCCATCTTCATCACCCTCGTTGGTACCGCAGTCAGCATGACACTTACAGCACTTATGGCATACGGATTATCCAGACGTTATCTCCTGGGTAGAAACGTCATCAATTTTATCGTCGTATTTTCCATGTTGTTCAGCGGTGGCATGATTCCCACCTTTTTAATCGTCAAAGCAGCCGGGTTGATCGACTCCTACTGGTCCATGATTATTCCTACAGCGATTAACGCGTTTAACCTGATTATCATGCGAAATTTCTTTCAAGCCCTACCGGACAGTCTGGAGGAATCCGCCAAAATTGACGGTGCCAATGATTTTCGAATATTGTGGCAGATCATGCTTCCACTTGCTCTGCCGTCGATCGCCACACTATCTCTTTTTTACGGTGTCTCCTACTGGAATACCTATATGAACGCCATTCTGTATCTTAACGAATCCAAAATGTGGCCGCTGCAGGTACTTCTTCGTCAAATCGTCATTGTATCGAGTGGAATGGAAGGCAATAGTTCAGCGGTTGATATTGTACCCCCGTCTCAAACCATTAAAATGAGTGTAATCGTCGTTGCAACCGTCCCCATGCTCATCGCTTATCCTTTTGTACAGAAACACTTCACAAAAGGAGCTTTACTTGGCTCAGTGAAAGGTTGA